In the genome of Aerosakkonema funiforme FACHB-1375, the window CTGCGTTTATCTGCTGACATCTGCGGTAAAAATTTAACCCCTAATTCCCACAAACAATTTTGGGATCGCTCTTGCACTTAGGAAAGAAACCCAATATTTATAAATTCTGTTGGGTTTCACTGTCGTCCAAACCAACCTACAGTAGAAAAGTTTGCGCTCAAAAAAGCGGTAAATTTAAAACAAATCCAGGTAAGACATCTTCTCCTGATAAACTTGCGGGTAATTGAATTATTTCAACGGTTTGATTCGGACGATATATTTCTACCTGTTGTGCTTGGGGATTAATCAACCAACCTAACCGCAAACCACTTTCGAGATATTCCTGCATTTTTTCTTGCAGTTGGGTGAGCGAGTCGGTACGAGAACGCAACTCGATCGCAAAATCAGGACATAATGGGGGAAATTTCTCTTGTTCTTCGGGGGTTAGAGATTCCCAGCGTTCGTTAGCGACCCACGCGACATCGGGAGAACGGTCTCCCCCATTCGGTAAACTAAATATAGTAGAAGAACTAAAGACTCTTCCCAGTTGAGTTTGACGATTCCACAACCAAAGTGGGCCGTTTAAATCTGCTTCTCGGTTTCCACTAACTCCACCGACGGGAGGCATAATTACTAATTCTCCTTTAGCTGTTCGTTCGAGTTGCCAATTTTGATTGTCTTGGCAGAGTTGGTAAAATTGCTCGTCGCTTAAGCTAACGTTTTTTAAGTTTAAGATAACTGGAGTGGCAGTAATCATTGTTTAAGATTCCAAATGCTTATAAAATGCCGTAATTTAAAACCTGGATACTCTTACTATATCACCACCCGATGCCATAACCACCTTATCAATACTTTTAATCACAGATAACTGCCAATCAATACAGATGAATGCAGATAAATTTTATTGGCAATTCGGATAATCCAGAAAAGCAGAATGGGGGCTAACATTGGGTACTTCAGCAGTAAGGATAGCTTTGCCATTTGGAGAAATAACCCATCCTTGTGCTTCGACAATTTGGGTAGTAGGTAGCGGGTAGTAGGTAATGGCTGAAGAACTATTGTTACTCCCTACATTTCGTAAATCTACCCAAATTGCATCGCTGTTTAGAGATTCCATAGGACTGGGTGGCAAACCGCCTCTGCCAATAACGGTGAATGTACTCGATCGCCTATCAGCAGAACAGCTTTGCTTAATCTGCGCTTCAGTATTGGTAACTTTTACTGGCGGAATATCAGGAGGGGTAATCGTATTTACCCCTTGGATATTCGTCGAACCGCTAGCAAAAATTCGGCTATCTGGAGATAGAAAAACTCCTTGAGTTATCAGGCTGATATTAGCACCAGGGCCAGCAAAATTATTAGCAATAATTTTGCTACTTTCCAATGCAGCTAAAGTATCAGCGACAATATTAATGTTAGTACCTGTATTTTCAATGGGAACTACCGCATAGGCGGATATATTGCTATTATTCCGCATCTGGATAGAACGTGCGCTGAGAGAAACATTGCCGCCTTCCCTACCAAGAGATATCGCACTCATACCGCTATCACCAATCAGATGGATATCGCTAGCTTGGATATTAATATTGCCAGCTTTTCCCTGAGCGATCGCTTGTAGGTTGGGAAAACTGCTCGCGTTTATAAATCCTGTATTTCCGATACTTAAAATATCAGTGGGTAGTTGTATATTTCCCACATATCCACTTGCGAGAGTAGCAGCTACTAAACCAGTCGGTATCATTTGTGCTAGATTCTCTGTTAGTTTTAGCGACTCCGCGCTTATTGTGAGGTTTCCTTCTCCTCCCGCACCGTAAGTTCCTACCCCAATGTAGGAGTTTTGGATATCTTCGATCTTAATATTGCCAGCTTTAACCTGATTGATCAATTCTATAATTGGTAAACTGCTGACGTTTATAAATCCGCCATTTCCGATCGTTAAAATATCGCTAGCGATCGTTATATTTCCAGCATTTCCAGTTCCGAGAGTAGCAGCTACCAAACCAGCAGGTTTCAATTTTTCTGGATTGCCTGTTAGTTCTACAGAGTCCGCACGAATGGTGAGGTTTCCTCCTTTTCCTGCACCAGAAGTTCCCACTCCGATGTAGGAATTATCTCGCAGAATTAATCTACCTGTTGATATTGTCACATTTGCTGCATCTCCAGACTCGCTAGACGCACCCCCCAATAAGGTAATGTGATTAATATTGTCAGCATTAGTCATCTCTACCGAATCTCTTGCGTTGACAGTTAAGTTTCCGCCTTTTCCTGCACCATCTGTAGAAACTACAACAAATCCCCCATCTCGGATAATCAAAGAACCAGTATCAATTATCAAATTGCCAGCATTCCCATCCGCAGAAGTCGCTGCCCTCAATATACTGTTATTTCCTTCGGCATTTATACCTGAAACTTCTAATTTTTCCTTGGCACGAACGTTAATAATTCCTCCCGAACCGAAGCTATAAGTACTGGTTGATACTACCGAACCATCTTTGATAATTAACTGAGAAGCTTGGATAGAAAGAGTTCCAGCTTTTTGATTTTCTAGGGTATCGGCAATAATAATTGAGCTATCCCTAAGCTCAACTTTGTCGCCGATGATTTGGATATTACCGCCACCAGAACCGCTGGTCGATAAGCCAGAACTTTGAGAAAATTCCACATTTCCCATTATGGATGAAGGATTGGCGATCGAGAAGGAATCTAAAATGGATTGATTTTGCGGTGTTCTGATTTCTCCATTGTCGATCGCACCGATGAAAACCTGTCCTTGGGATGCTCTTATTAAGCCTCCTTCACTCCTCACTTCACCACCCAAAAGCGCTAAAGTTCTTCCTGGCTGCACTCCGAAAGCGAGGTCGGTATTTAAAATTCTTTGCTGGTAGTCGATCACCTCTTCGGGAGTATCTAATTGTTCTTGTGAAGGCGGTCTGATTCCCGACCCTAGCACC includes:
- a CDS encoding two-partner secretion domain-containing protein, with protein sequence MKLFTLRFGSVLGSALFFLLAEYDSSYKASAQIVPDATLPVNSSVTPQGNTSLIEGGTRAGTNLFHSFGEFSVPAGGTAYFNNTLDIQNIFSRVTGNSISNIDGVLRANGKANLFLLNPNGIIFGPNARLNIGGSFLASTAQSVIFADGRAFYTKPSADTAPLLSVSVPVGLQLNHQPNTGLIRVLGSGIRPPSQEQLDTPEEVIDYQQRILNTDLAFGVQPGRTLALLGGEVRSEGGLIRASQGQVFIGAIDNGEIRTPQNQSILDSFSIANPSSIMGNVEFSQSSGLSTSGSGGGNIQIIGDKVELRDSSIIIADTLENQKAGTLSIQASQLIIKDGSVVSTSTYSFGSGGIINVRAKEKLEVSGINAEGNNSILRAATSADGNAGNLIIDTGSLIIRDGGFVVVSTDGAGKGGNLTVNARDSVEMTNADNINHITLLGGASSESGDAANVTISTGRLILRDNSYIGVGTSGAGKGGNLTIRADSVELTGNPEKLKPAGLVAATLGTGNAGNITIASDILTIGNGGFINVSSLPIIELINQVKAGNIKIEDIQNSYIGVGTYGAGGEGNLTISAESLKLTENLAQMIPTGLVAATLASGYVGNIQLPTDILSIGNTGFINASSFPNLQAIAQGKAGNINIQASDIHLIGDSGMSAISLGREGGNVSLSARSIQMRNNSNISAYAVVPIENTGTNINIVADTLAALESSKIIANNFAGPGANISLITQGVFLSPDSRIFASGSTNIQGVNTITPPDIPPVKVTNTEAQIKQSCSADRRSSTFTVIGRGGLPPSPMESLNSDAIWVDLRNVGSNNSSSAITYYPLPTTQIVEAQGWVISPNGKAILTAEVPNVSPHSAFLDYPNCQ
- a CDS encoding Uma2 family endonuclease, with the protein product MITATPVILNLKNVSLSDEQFYQLCQDNQNWQLERTAKGELVIMPPVGGVSGNREADLNGPLWLWNRQTQLGRVFSSSTIFSLPNGGDRSPDVAWVANERWESLTPEEQEKFPPLCPDFAIELRSRTDSLTQLQEKMQEYLESGLRLGWLINPQAQQVEIYRPNQTVEIIQLPASLSGEDVLPGFVLNLPLF